The nucleotide sequence AAGATGGATATATCTGGTTCATTGGTAGAAAAGATGATATTATCAATACTTTTGGATTTAGAGTATCTCCACATGAAGTAGAAAGAGTTGTAAAAACTCATCCAAAAGTTGCTGATTGTGTGGCATTTGGATTTGAGTTAGCAAAAGATAAAACACTTGTTTCTATTGCAGTTGTTGGACATAAAGATTTATCAAAAGAAGAGGAAGAAGAAATATTAGCATTTGCGCAAGCAAATCTTGCTAAATATAAAGCTCCTAAAAAAATCTTTAGTATGAAAGATTATCCAAGAACAAAAAATGGAAAAGTTTTAAGAAAACAGTTAATTAAAAATATCCATGATATGGAAGAAGCAAGAGAGGCTGGTGAGCATATAGTTGAGTATAGAGCAAGAAGATCTATGTTATTTGTACCAGCTTACAATAAACAAAATGTTCAAAAAGCTAGAACAGTTTTAGCAGATACAGTAATTTTTGATTTTGAAGCTATTTTACAAGGTCAAAGAGAAGTAGGAAGAGAAGTTCTAAGAAGTGTGTATAAAGAGCAAGGTTCAAATTTTGGAGATTCTGAAAGAGTTATTAGAGTTAATAATCTTGGAACAGAAGATATCAAAAAAGATTTAGAGCTTGCAAAAGAGTTAGAAATTGATGGAATACTATTTTCAAAAATTGACTCAAAAGAGGATGTTTTAGAAGCTGTTAAATTAATAGATGAAGTTAATCCTAAATTAACTTTAATGATTATGATAGAAACTCCTATTTCTGTATTAAATATACAAGAAATTTGTAGTGCAAGTTCTAGAGTTGAAGTTGTTGTTGCTGGTTCAAATAAATTAGCAAATAGACTTCAAATAGATATGAAAAAAGGTTCAAAAGCGATGTTTAATTATCTATCTCAAATTGCACTTGCTGCTAAAGCATTTGGCAAATTTGTAATAGATGGACCTTATTATGATGTATTAGATGAGTTTGCTTGTGAAGATTCTACTAAAGATGCTTATTATTTAGGTTTTGATGGTAAATCTTTAATTCATCCTGTACAAATTGAGTATATAAACGATATATTCACACCAAAACAGACTGATGTTTCTGCATATGAAGAGATGATAGAAAAATATGAAGAAGCAGCAAAAGATGGAAGAGAAGTAATTGTTTATAATAATAAACTTGTTGATAGTTCTAGAATTAAATGGGCTAAAAAAAGAATTTCTTTATATGAAACATATAAAGCATTAGGTCAAAATTTATTTGATAAATAAGGAGGCTGTTTTGTCTAAGATTAATTTAGGTAATTTTTTTGAAGATTTTGAAATTGGACAAAAAATAGTTCACCCACTTCCAAGAACAATTACAGATGGCGATGTATCTTTTTACATTGCCTTAACTGGAAGTAGATTTGCTTTACATTCATCTGATGTATTAGCACAAAAAATGGGTTATAAAAAGAAACCTCTTGATGATTTATTGATGTTTCATTTAACATTTGGAAAATCAGTTCAAGATATCTCTTTAAATGCAATTGCAAATTTAGGATATGCAGAAGTTAGTTTTCCAAATCCTGTATTTGTAGGTGATACTGTAAGATTAGAAACAGAAGTTATTGGATTAAAAGAGAATTCAAATGGAAAAAGTGGAGTTGTTTATGTTCATTCAATTGGTTATAACCAAGATGAGCAAGAAGTTCTTAACTTAAAAAGATGGGTTATGGTACACAAAAAGAATAAAGAACAAATGAGTGGAATAAAACAAATTCCTACATTTGAAAAAACTCAACCAATTGCAAAAAATATCAATATTCCAATTCAAAAAAATATTGATACAGCTGCAACTGGTGGGAAATTCTTTTTTGAAGATTATGTTGCAGGTGAAAGATTAAATCATCCAGAAGGAATTACTATTGATGATAGTGACCATACATTAGCAACAAAACTATATCAAAATAACGCAAAAGTACATTTTGATGATTTTATGATGAAAAGTACACCAATGAAACAAAGATTAATGTATGGTGGACATGTTATTTCAATTGCAAGAAGTATCTCTTTTAATGGATTAGAAAATGCTCAATGGATTTACTCTATTAACAGTGGAGCACATGCAAATCCAACTTATGCAAAAGATACAATTTATGCTTTTACAGAAGTAATTGAAACAATAGAGCATGAAAGAGAAGATATAGGTTTATTAAGATTAAGAACAATTGCTGTTAAAAATCAAAAACCAGAAGAGATTGAATCACCAAAAGATGAAGATGGTAAGTACTTAAAAAATGTAGTACTTGATTTAGATTACACTGTAATCATTCCTAAAAGAAAGACAAAAAAATAAGTTAATAAGAATTGAGACAACTCGTTGTCTCCTTTAGAGTTTTCATTCTTTTAACGGGAATTTACTTCCCGTGCTAAAAAGAAGACAAAAAATAAAAAGGTCCCATTTTTTAATTGGGAACCAAATTAAAAAAAGGAATTTATTATGACACATCCAAATGAAGCACTATTTGAATCAGGAAAAAGTTTACCGATTATCCCTTCTTGTGAGCACTTTGCAGGAAGTGAAAAGTTAATTTTAAAAGCATTCGAAATGCAAAAAAAATTAGGACCAGTTTTTGATATTACTTGTGATTGCGAAGATGGAGCAGAAACAGGAAAAGAAGTAGAACATGCAAATATGATTGTAAGAGTGATAAATTCTGATGCAAATCCATATGCAATGGCAGGAACAAGAATTCATGATTTTTCTCATCCAGATTGGAGACAAGATATTGATATTTTAGTACCAGGTGCTGGAGAAAAATTAGCTTATATTACTCTTCCTAAATCAACATCTTATGAAGATGTAAAAACACAAGTTGAGTATGTTCAAAAAGCAGCTAAAGAGGCTGGTATTAGTAGAGAAATTCCAATTCATATTTTAATTGAAACACATGGAGCATTACAAGATGTAGAAAAAATTGCAACTTTACCATGGCTTCAAGTTCTTGATTTTGGTTTAATGGATTTTG is from Arcobacter sp. CECT 8986 and encodes:
- a CDS encoding MaoC family dehydratase → MSKINLGNFFEDFEIGQKIVHPLPRTITDGDVSFYIALTGSRFALHSSDVLAQKMGYKKKPLDDLLMFHLTFGKSVQDISLNAIANLGYAEVSFPNPVFVGDTVRLETEVIGLKENSNGKSGVVYVHSIGYNQDEQEVLNLKRWVMVHKKNKEQMSGIKQIPTFEKTQPIAKNINIPIQKNIDTAATGGKFFFEDYVAGERLNHPEGITIDDSDHTLATKLYQNNAKVHFDDFMMKSTPMKQRLMYGGHVISIARSISFNGLENAQWIYSINSGAHANPTYAKDTIYAFTEVIETIEHEREDIGLLRLRTIAVKNQKPEEIESPKDEDGKYLKNVVLDLDYTVIIPKRKTKK
- a CDS encoding HpcH/HpaI aldolase/citrate lyase family protein, whose translation is MTHPNEALFESGKSLPIIPSCEHFAGSEKLILKAFEMQKKLGPVFDITCDCEDGAETGKEVEHANMIVRVINSDANPYAMAGTRIHDFSHPDWRQDIDILVPGAGEKLAYITLPKSTSYEDVKTQVEYVQKAAKEAGISREIPIHILIETHGALQDVEKIATLPWLQVLDFGLMDFVSGYQGAIPASNMRSPGQFTHRLIAAAKARVCQAAIQNHVIPCHNVTLDLKNPYQTYKDAEIARNEFGFMRMWSIYPTQIQAIVDAMKPDFTELEAAQNILLKAQDAEWGPIQYDGELHDRATYRYFWELVQRGHFSGQKLQDEVTKRFFS